GACGGCAAGGTCTGCGAGCCCATGGAGCGCATGACCATCGACGTCCCCGAGGAGTACCTCGGCGCCGTCACCCAGCTCCTCGCCGCCCGCAAGGGGCGCATGGAGACGATGTCGAACCACGGCACCGGCTGGGTGCGCATGGAGTTCGTCGTCCCGGCGCGCGGCCTCATCGGGTTCCGCACGCGGTTCCTCACCGACACCCGCGGCACCGGCATCGCCTCCTCGATCGCCGAGGGCTACGAGCCCTGGCTCGGACCGATCTCCCTGCGCACCAACGGCTCGCTGGTGGCGGACCGCTCCGGTGCGGTCACGCCGTTCGCGATGATCAACCTGCAGGAGCGCGGCTCGTTCTTCGTCGAGCCCACCTCGGAGGTGTACGAGGGCCAGGTCGTCGGGGAGAACTCCCGCAACGAGGACATGGACATCAACATCACCAAGGAGAAGAAGCTCACGAACATGCGGGCCGCGGCGTCCGACACGTTCGAGAACCTCGTGCCGCCGCGCAAGCTCACGCTCGAGGAGTCGCTCGAGTTCGCCAACGACGACGAGTGCGTCGAGGTGACGCCCGAGACGGTGCGCATCCGCAAGGTCATCCTCGACCAGACCGAGCGCGCCAAGGCGTTCTCCAAGACCCGCCGCGCGTAGTCGCCGCCGGCGCCCGGCTCCGGGTGCCGCGGCCGCACCCGACGCCCCTCGTCCCCCTCGTCCTCGTTCCGGAGGTCAGGCGGGGCCGGGGGGCGTCGCTGCATCACCGAGGAGGTGCGCCGCCTCCGCCCGGTGAGCGGCGTCCACCTGGATCTCGTAGCGGCTCGCCTCGAACGACGTGACGCTGGAGAAGTCGCGCCGCCCGCCGGTGGACCAGTGCGCGAGGAAGCCGAACAGCGCCCCCCACGCGGCGCCGAAGGCCACGGCCACCAGGAGCACCGTCAGCCACTGGACGTCCACGACGAACAGGGCGAGCAGGAGCCCGACGAGCAGGCCGAACCATGCGCCGCCGGCGGCGCCGTCGAGCGCCGCGCGCCCGTTCGTCCGGCGCCCGGTGACCTGCTCGACGGACCGGATGCCCACGCCGACGATCCGCACGTGCTCGACCGGGAAGCCGCGGTCGGAGAGCCGGTCGACGAGGCGCTGCGCCTCCGGGTAGGTCGTCACCTCGACCACGGGTTCGTACCGGGCCGCCGGCCCGGGAACGGTGTCGGTCATGGGAACCTCCAGACCCTCGAGAGGTCCCACGGTACGGCGAGCCGCCCGGCGACGCCGGACGGGCGGCGCCCGGGGTGGCGGGGCGGGCAGGGGGCGCGCGGGCGCCACAATGGGTTGGTGACGACGGCCAGCCCCCAGCGCCTCCTCGGCGTCTTCGCCCACCCCGACGACGAGACCATCGGCGCCGGCGCGCTGCTCGCCCTGGCCGCCCGCGGGGGCCACGACGTCTCGGTCGTCACCTGCACACGCGGGGAGCGGGGCGAGGTCGTCGCCCCCGAGCTCGCCGCGCTGCGCGGGGACGGCCCGGCGCTCGCGGCCCGCCGCGAGCAGGAGCTCGACGCCGCCCTCGTCGCCCTCGGCGTGGACCGCCACCTGTTCCTCGACCAGGTCCCCGGCCTCGCCGAGCACCACCCCGCGCGCTTCGTCGACTCCGGGATGATGTGGGTGCGCCCGGGCATCGCCGGACCCGCGACGGACGCGGGGCGCGACGCCTTCAGCGTCCTCGACGTCGAGGTGCTCGCCACGCTGCTCGCGGTCGTCGTGCGCCAGCTGCGCCCCACGGTGGTCCTCACCGAGGAGCCCGGGGGCGGCTACGGCCACCCGGACCACGTCCAGGCCCACCGGGTGACGATGCGGGCCGTCGAGCTCGCCGCCGGGGCGCCGGGCCGGCACGAGCTCGTCCGGTTCCTCGACGCCGACCAGCCGTGGCGGGTGCCCACCGTCGCCTGGGTGGCGATGTCCCGGGAGGACGTCGTCGTGGCGACGGACGAGCTCGCCGAGCGCCTGCGCGGCGTCGACGTCCGGTCCGCCACCGGGGAGCCGCTCCGGCCGCCGACGCCCGTGCCCGACGACGCCGAGCTGCCGTCGGTCGTGGTCCCCGCCGGTGGGATCGCGGCGACCCTGGACGCCCGCGGCGTGGTCGAGGACGTCCTCCTCGCCCTGCGGGCGCACCACAGCCAGGTCCAGGCGGTCGCGGCCGTGCCGACGCCGGGACGTCTCGCCGGGTCCTTCGCCCTCGCCGACGGCGCCCTCCACCCCCTGCTCGACCGCGCGTACGTGCGGCTCGCGCCGGGGTACGCCCTGCCGGCCGACCTGCTCGTCCCGTCCGCGCCGGGGGGCGCCGCGGCGTTCGGCCCGGACCGTGGGCCTGCCGCCGCCGCCGGTGCGAGTGCCGCCCCGAACCACCCGGCGGCCGCGCCGGTCGCTCCTCCGGCTGCCTGGCCGGTCGCCCCGCCGGCCGCCCCGCGGGCGAGCGGGCGCCCCGCGCGCCGCCGGTCGCTCGTTGACCCCGCCTGGCCGTACACCCTGCCCGTCGCTTTCGCCGCCGGGCTGATCACGGCGGCGCTGGGGACCGTCGTCCACCGCTTCGAGTGGCAGGGGTGGCCGGTGGGCATGGTGCTGGCCCTCGTGAGCGTCCTGGCCGCCTCGACGGCGGCGCGCGCCTTCGCCGGATACGGCGGCACCATCGTCGCCACCCTCACCGTCGTGTTCACCACCCAGGCGATGACGTTCGTGCGGCCGGGCGGGGACGTCCTCGTCACCGGCGAGCCGATGAGCTACGCGTGGCTGCTCGGCGCCCCGGTCCTCGCGCTCCTGCCCGTCGTCCTGCCCACCCGCTGGTTCGCCGACGCGCGCCGGAGGGGCAATGCCTGAGCCGGGCGTGCCGCCCGCCGGGGCCGGACCCGCGCCGGAGCAGCTCGTCGACCGGTTCCGCACGACGATGCAGCGCCTGCCCAGCGGCGTGACCGTGGTGTCGCTGCGCCAGGGCGCCACCGACTACGCGATGACCGCGACGGCCGTCGCCTCCGTCTCCCTGCGGCCGCCGATGGTCCTCTTCTGCGTGCACACCGACGCGCGGGTGCGTGAGGTGCTCGACGAGGTGGACACCTGGGCGATCTCCCTCCTCGACGCCGGCGCCGGGGTCGCCGCCGAGCGGCTGGCCAGCCCCGGGCGGCCCGCCCTCGGCCAGCTCCTCGGGATCGCGCACCACCGGGGGGCCGCGAGCGGCGCCGCGCTCCTCGACGCCGCCCAGGGGTGGGTCGAGTGCCGCACCGCGTGGGTGAAGAACGCGGGCGACCACGACGTCGTCGTCGGCGAGGTGCTCGACGCTCAGCTCGGCCCCACGGCCACGGGCGGTCTCGTCCACCACCTCGGGCGCGTGCGAGTCCTCCCGGGGCGCTGAGCCCCCCGGTAGAATGACGCGGCCCATACGGCATGGGCTAGGGAAGAGAGGCTTCATGCGATCGCAGGGGACGCCGGTCGTCGACGTCGAGCGGCACGCGCGTCCCGGGCGTCGTCGCCGGCGCCGGGCACCGCTGGTCCTCGCGACCGTCCTCGTCCTCCTCGTCGCCGCCTACGCGGCGGCCACCTGGTACGTCGGTGACCGCGTCCCGCGGGGAACCACGGTCGCGGGCGTCGCCATCGGCGGCCTCCCGGCCGCGGAAGCGCGGGAACGGCTCGAGTCCGCGCTCGGCGACGCGGTGAGCGCGCCGATCCCGGTCGTGCTCGGTGAGAACGAGACCACGATCGACCCCGCCGAGGCCGCCTTCACCTTCGACACCGCCGCCACCGTCGACGAGCTCACCGGCTTCTCCTTCGACCCCCGTTCGCTCCTGCGCCACCTCACCGGCGGCCGCGAGCACGTCCCCGTCACCACCGTGGACCGGGACGCCCTCACGGCGGCCCTGGAGCGGGTCGACGGCGTCGTCGGCGTCGCCCCCGTCGAGGGCGCGATCGCCCTGGTCGACGGCGCGGCCGAGGTCACCGAGCCGGTGCCCGGCACCGCGGTGGACGTCCCGGCGGCCGTGGACCTCCTCGCCGAGGACTGGCTCACCGGCCCCCACCCCGTCCCGCTGCCGTCCACGGAGGTCCCGCCCGTCGTCGGCCGGGAGGCGGTCGAGGCCGCGCGCACCGAGCTGGCGGCGCCGCTCACCGGGGCCCCCGTGTCCGTGCTCGTGGACGACCGGCTCGTGGAGCTGACGCCGGCGGACCTCACCTCCGCGGCGGCGATCGTCCCGGACGGCCCCGAGCTCGTCCTCGAGCTCGACGGCGAGGCCCTCGTCGCGCTCCTCACCGAGCGCGACCCCGAGCTCGCCGCACCGGGGCGCGACGCCGCCATCGTCCTCCAGGGCGGCGTGCCCACCGTCGTCCCCTCGACGACCGGGCTCGGGCTCGACGTCGAGGAGGTGACCGCGGCCGTGCGCGCGGCGGCCCTGTCGCCCAGCGACCGCACCGCCGAGGTCTCCCGCATCGTCGTCGAGCCCGAGTTCACCACGGCCGAGGCCGAGGCGCTGGGTGTCACCCAGGTGGTCTCCACCTTCTCCACGCCGCTCTTCCACGACCCGGTGCGGACCCAGAACCTCGTCACCGGCACCCGGGAGATCTCCGGCACCCTGGTCAGGCCGGGGGAGACGTTCAGCCTCATCGAGGCGCTGGGACCGATCACCGCGGAGCGTGGCTTCGCCGCCTCCGGCGTCGTCGTCGACGGCCTGGAGACCACCGGCATGGGCGGTGGCCTGTCCCAGCTGTCGACGACCACCTTCAACGCGGCGTACTTCGCCGGGATGGAGCTCGTGGAGTTCCAGCCGCACTCCCACCACTACGCCCGCTACCCCGAGGGCCGGGAGGCGACGCTCTTCACCCCGCACGTCGACCTCAAGTGGCGCAACACCACGGAGTACGGCGCGCTCGTGGAGGCGTGGGTGGCGGACAACCAGGTCCACGTGCGGCTGTGGGGCACGCCGTACTTCGACGTGGAGTCGCAGACCGGTGAGCGCTACAACATCACCCAGCCGACCACCGTCTACAACAGCGGCCCCAACTGCGTGGCGAACAGCTCGCCCGACCCGGGGTTCACGGTCCAGGTCACCCGCACCGTGCTCCGGGAGGGCACGCAGGTGGACCAGCGCACGTACACGACGACGTACCGCCCCTGGGACCGGGTGGTCTGCGGGAGTGCACCGGGCTGAGGCCCTCAGCGCTCGCGCGGCCGGCGGGCCGGGGCGGGCGGCACCGGCTTACCGGCGACGATGTCCGTCGCCGCCACGCGCACCGTGCCCCGCTTGGTGGCGACGACGACGCCGTCGGCGCCGACCTCGAGGAGGTCGCCGAGCGCGTCGGAGAACCCGCCGGCCGCCAGGCGGTACCGCACCACCACCCGGGTGCCCGGCGACCACGACTCCCACCCGCTCGCCATGCCTGCCTCCCGCCGTGCCGGACCAGCACCCGCGGTGCCGACGATCTAGGGGATACTAGGCGGACACCGCACCGCGCCGCCGCGCAGAGGAGGACCCCCCGTGACGTACGTCATCGCTCAGCCCTGTGTCGACATCAAGGACAAGGCCTGCGTCGACGAGTGCCCGGTCGACTGCATCTACGAGGGCCAGCGCTCCCTGTACATCCACCCCGACGAGTGCGTCGACTGCGGGGCGTGCGAGCCGGTCTGCCCGGTCGAGGCGATCTACTACGAGGACGACGTCCCGGACCAGTGGTCGGACTACTACCGCGCCAACGTCGAGTTCTTCAACGACCTGGGCTCCCCGGGCGGTGCGGCGAAGATGGGACTCATCGCCAAGGACGACCCGCTCATCGCCGCCCTGCCCCCGCAGGCCTGAGCCGCCTCGATGCCGCTGCACCCCGAGGCGCTGCCGGACTTCCCGTGGGACAGCCTGGCGGACGCCCGCCGTCGCGCGTCCGCCCACCCGGACGGCATCGTCGACCTCTCCGTCGGCACCCCCGTCGACCCGACGCCCGACGTCGTCACCCGCGCGCTCGCCGCGGCGGCGGACTCGCCGGGCTACCCGACCACCCAGGGCACCGCGGCCCTGCGCGAGGCGGTCGTCGACTGGTTCGCCCGGCGCCGCGGCGTGCCCGACCTGCGCCCCGAGGCCGTCCTGCCGACCATCGGCTCCAAGGAGCTCGTCGCGTTCCTGCCCGCCCTGCTGGGCATGGGCCCCGGCGACGTCGTCATGCACCCGAGCATCGCCTACCCCACGTACGACGTCGGGGCACGGCTGGTCGGGGCCGAACCCTTCCCCGCCGACGCGACCACGGCCATCGGGCCGGGCCGGGTGCGGCTCGTCTGGCTCAACTCCCCGTCCAACCCCACCGGGCGCGTGCTCGGGGTGGAGCACCTCGCCAAGGTCGTCGCCTGGGCGCGGGAGCGCGGGGCCGTCGTGGCGAGCGACGAGTGCTACGCCGAGCTCGCCTGGGACGAGCCCTGGGTGAGCGAGGGCGTGCCGAGCCTCCTCGACCCGCGCGTCACCGGCGGCAGCCACGAGGGCCTGCTCGTCCTGTACTCCGCGAGCAAGCAGTCCAACCTCGCCGGCTACCGCGCGGCCTTCGCCGCCGGCGACCCGGCGCTCGTGGAGCGCCTCCTCGCCGTGCGCAAGCACGCCGGGATGATGATGCCGGCGCCGGTCCAGGCGGCCCTGGCCGCAGCGCTCGGCGACGACGCCCACGTGGCCCAGCAGCGCGAGCGCTACCGCGCGCGCCGGGAGGTGCTCCTCGCCGGGTGCGCGGCCGGCGGGCTGCAGGTTGCCCCGGAGAGCCAGGCCGGCCTCTACCTGTGGGCCCGGCTCCCCGGCGCCACCGGCCGGGAGATCGTCGCCGCGCTCGCCGAGCGCGGCATCCTCGCGGCCCCGGGGGAGTTCTACGGCCCCCTCGGCGCCGACCACGTCCGGATCGCCCTCACCGCGACCGACGAGCGCGTGGCGGCGGCGGCCCGGCGCCTCGCCGAGGCGCCGCTGCGCTGACGCGCGCCGCGGCGCGCAGGGCGTGCGGCAGGGGGACGGTTTCCCAGGTCGACGTCCGTGGCCGGGCCTAGTGTGGGGGTCAAGCCCGCCACGAGCTTTGGGAAAGGCGCTGCCGCCCAGGTAGCGTGACCGGGCGGACCGACGAGGTTCCTCGTCGCGCCGGTGTGCGAGCCGTACGGCACGCTCAAGGAAGAGATCCCGGGGAGGGAACCACGTATGTCCGATGCCACGCCCACGCCGGCGACGTTCCAGGTCGACGGCACGACGCTCCAGTTCGAACGCGTCCAGGCGCGCGAGGGCAACGACGGCGTCGTCATCTCGAACCTGCTCAAGGAGACCGGGCTCGTCACGCTCGACTCCGGGTTCATGAACACGGCGACGACGACGTCGCAGATCACCTACATCGACGGTGACGAGGGCATCCTGCGCTACCGCGGCTACCCGATCGACCAGCTGGCGGCCGGGTCCTCGTTCCTCGAGGTGGCCTACCTCCTCATCTACGGCGAGCTGCCCGACGCCTCGGCGCTCGAGCAGTTCACCACCCGGGTGACCCGCCACCGCCTGCTTCACGAGGACTTCAAGTCCTTCTTCACCGCGTTCCCGGCGAACGGCCACCCCATGGCCATCCTCCAGTCGGGCATCGCCGGCCTCGCCACCTACTACCAGCACACGCTCGACCCGAAGGACCCCGAGCAGCTCGAGCTCGCCACGGTCCTGCTGCTGGCCAAGGTGCCGACGATGATCGCCTACATCGCCAAGCGGGCCCTCGGCCTCCCGCTGCTCTACCCGGACTCCTCGCGGGGCTACGTCGAGGACTTCCTCCGGCTCACGTTCCACCTGCCCTACCAGGACAAGAGCGTCGACCCGGTCCTCACCAAGGCCCTCGACATGCTCCTCATCCTCCACGCCGACCACGAGCAGAACTGCTCGACGTCGACGGTGCGGATGGTGGGCTCCTCGCACGCCAACATCTACGCCTCCATCGCGGCCGGCGTGGGCGCGCTGTCCGGCCCGCTGCACGGTGGCGCGAACGAGGCGGTCCTCAGCATGCTCGACGCCATCAAGGCCGGCGGCGGGGACGCCTCGGACTTCATGCGCCGGGTGAAGGACAAGGAGGACGGCGTCCGGCTCATGGGCTTCGGCCACCGGGTGTACAAGAACTACGACCCCCGCGCCGCCATCGTCAAGGACGCCGCCCACGAGGTGCTCACCCAGCTCGGCAGCTCCGACGAGCTGCTCGACATCGCCATGGGCCTGGAGGACATCGCCCTCCACGACGACTACTTCATCGAGCGCAAGCTGTACCCCAACGTCGACTTCTACACCGGCCTCATCTACAAGGCCATGGGCTTCCCCACGCAGATGTTCACCCCGCTGTTCGCCATGGGGCGCCTGCCCGGCTGGATCGCCCAGTACCGCGAGATGATCGCCGACCCGACG
The sequence above is a segment of the Georgenia faecalis genome. Coding sequences within it:
- a CDS encoding VanW family protein; amino-acid sequence: MRSQGTPVVDVERHARPGRRRRRRAPLVLATVLVLLVAAYAAATWYVGDRVPRGTTVAGVAIGGLPAAEARERLESALGDAVSAPIPVVLGENETTIDPAEAAFTFDTAATVDELTGFSFDPRSLLRHLTGGREHVPVTTVDRDALTAALERVDGVVGVAPVEGAIALVDGAAEVTEPVPGTAVDVPAAVDLLAEDWLTGPHPVPLPSTEVPPVVGREAVEAARTELAAPLTGAPVSVLVDDRLVELTPADLTSAAAIVPDGPELVLELDGEALVALLTERDPELAAPGRDAAIVLQGGVPTVVPSTTGLGLDVEEVTAAVRAAALSPSDRTAEVSRIVVEPEFTTAEAEALGVTQVVSTFSTPLFHDPVRTQNLVTGTREISGTLVRPGETFSLIEALGPITAERGFAASGVVVDGLETTGMGGGLSQLSTTTFNAAYFAGMELVEFQPHSHHYARYPEGREATLFTPHVDLKWRNTTEYGALVEAWVADNQVHVRLWGTPYFDVESQTGERYNITQPTTVYNSGPNCVANSSPDPGFTVQVTRTVLREGTQVDQRTYTTTYRPWDRVVCGSAPG
- the fdxA gene encoding ferredoxin translates to MTYVIAQPCVDIKDKACVDECPVDCIYEGQRSLYIHPDECVDCGACEPVCPVEAIYYEDDVPDQWSDYYRANVEFFNDLGSPGGAAKMGLIAKDDPLIAALPPQA
- a CDS encoding general stress protein is translated as MTDTVPGPAARYEPVVEVTTYPEAQRLVDRLSDRGFPVEHVRIVGVGIRSVEQVTGRRTNGRAALDGAAGGAWFGLLVGLLLALFVVDVQWLTVLLVAVAFGAAWGALFGFLAHWSTGGRRDFSSVTSFEASRYEIQVDAAHRAEAAHLLGDAATPPGPA
- a CDS encoding flavin reductase family protein, producing the protein MPEPGVPPAGAGPAPEQLVDRFRTTMQRLPSGVTVVSLRQGATDYAMTATAVASVSLRPPMVLFCVHTDARVREVLDEVDTWAISLLDAGAGVAAERLASPGRPALGQLLGIAHHRGAASGAALLDAAQGWVECRTAWVKNAGDHDVVVGEVLDAQLGPTATGGLVHHLGRVRVLPGR
- a CDS encoding PIG-L family deacetylase, with translation MTTASPQRLLGVFAHPDDETIGAGALLALAARGGHDVSVVTCTRGERGEVVAPELAALRGDGPALAARREQELDAALVALGVDRHLFLDQVPGLAEHHPARFVDSGMMWVRPGIAGPATDAGRDAFSVLDVEVLATLLAVVVRQLRPTVVLTEEPGGGYGHPDHVQAHRVTMRAVELAAGAPGRHELVRFLDADQPWRVPTVAWVAMSREDVVVATDELAERLRGVDVRSATGEPLRPPTPVPDDAELPSVVVPAGGIAATLDARGVVEDVLLALRAHHSQVQAVAAVPTPGRLAGSFALADGALHPLLDRAYVRLAPGYALPADLLVPSAPGGAAAFGPDRGPAAAAGASAAPNHPAAAPVAPPAAWPVAPPAAPRASGRPARRRSLVDPAWPYTLPVAFAAGLITAALGTVVHRFEWQGWPVGMVLALVSVLAASTAARAFAGYGGTIVATLTVVFTTQAMTFVRPGGDVLVTGEPMSYAWLLGAPVLALLPVVLPTRWFADARRRGNA
- the dapC gene encoding succinyldiaminopimelate transaminase, whose amino-acid sequence is MPLHPEALPDFPWDSLADARRRASAHPDGIVDLSVGTPVDPTPDVVTRALAAAADSPGYPTTQGTAALREAVVDWFARRRGVPDLRPEAVLPTIGSKELVAFLPALLGMGPGDVVMHPSIAYPTYDVGARLVGAEPFPADATTAIGPGRVRLVWLNSPSNPTGRVLGVEHLAKVVAWARERGAVVASDECYAELAWDEPWVSEGVPSLLDPRVTGGSHEGLLVLYSASKQSNLAGYRAAFAAGDPALVERLLAVRKHAGMMMPAPVQAALAAALGDDAHVAQQRERYRARREVLLAGCAAGGLQVAPESQAGLYLWARLPGATGREIVAALAERGILAAPGEFYGPLGADHVRIALTATDERVAAAARRLAEAPLR
- a CDS encoding citrate synthase; protein product: MSDATPTPATFQVDGTTLQFERVQAREGNDGVVISNLLKETGLVTLDSGFMNTATTTSQITYIDGDEGILRYRGYPIDQLAAGSSFLEVAYLLIYGELPDASALEQFTTRVTRHRLLHEDFKSFFTAFPANGHPMAILQSGIAGLATYYQHTLDPKDPEQLELATVLLLAKVPTMIAYIAKRALGLPLLYPDSSRGYVEDFLRLTFHLPYQDKSVDPVLTKALDMLLILHADHEQNCSTSTVRMVGSSHANIYASIAAGVGALSGPLHGGANEAVLSMLDAIKAGGGDASDFMRRVKDKEDGVRLMGFGHRVYKNYDPRAAIVKDAAHEVLTQLGSSDELLDIAMGLEDIALHDDYFIERKLYPNVDFYTGLIYKAMGFPTQMFTPLFAMGRLPGWIAQYREMIADPTTKIGRPRQVYTGEGERDFVALDQR